The Deltaproteobacteria bacterium genome includes a window with the following:
- a CDS encoding type II toxin-antitoxin system VapB family antitoxin, whose protein sequence is MRTTLNLDDALLERASKLTGIKEKTALLHAGLEALIARASAQRLAALGGTQKYLRPIPRRRSAKRG, encoded by the coding sequence ATGCGGACGACGCTGAACCTCGACGACGCCTTGCTGGAGCGCGCGAGCAAGCTAACCGGCATCAAGGAGAAGACGGCGCTCCTGCACGCGGGCCTGGAGGCGTTGATCGCCCGTGCCAGCGCGCAGCGCCTGGCCGCTCTCGGAGGCACGCAGAAGTACCTGAGGCCCATTCCCAGGCGCCGGAGCGCGAAGCGGGGATGA
- a CDS encoding PIN domain-containing protein, producing MILVDTSVWVDHLRRGNDDLGRLLVDEQVLCHPFVVGELACGRLTDRAEILARLQALPQARSVEHQEALAFVEMHRLMGAGLGWVDANLLASATLSAASVWSLDRRLVTAARRLGLS from the coding sequence ATGATTCTGGTCGACACCTCGGTGTGGGTGGATCACCTGCGCCGAGGCAACGACGACCTCGGAAGGCTCCTCGTCGACGAACAGGTCCTGTGTCATCCGTTCGTCGTGGGCGAGCTGGCCTGTGGGCGGTTGACCGACCGTGCGGAGATTCTCGCGCGGCTCCAGGCCCTCCCGCAGGCACGCAGCGTCGAGCATCAGGAAGCGCTCGCCTTCGTCGAGATGCACCGCCTCATGGGCGCCGGCCTCGGCTGGGTGGACGCCAACCTTCTCGCGTCAGCGACCCTCTCGGCGGCCTCGGTCTGGAGCCTCGACCGACGGCTCGTGACGGCAGCCAGGAGGCTCGGGCTCTCGTAG
- the glpK gene encoding glycerol kinase GlpK, translating to MMPVVVAVDQGTTGTTVLVFDRQGRVVGRAYSEFTQHYPKPGWVEHDPEEIWRVTLRVLRQACRRARVRARDVAALGITNQRETTVLWDRRSGRPVYRAIVWQDRRTAPLCEELRARGLADVFRKKTGLVLDPYFSGTKLRWLLEHVPRAAERARTGEIAFGTMDSWLMWKLSGGAVHATDPTNASRTLLFDIHTGAWDAELCAHLGVPAGMLPAVKPSSGEFGATEPSVLGAPVAIAGVAGDQQAALFGQGCVEPGTAKNTYGTGCFLLMNTGAQPVASRHGLVTTAACDARGGRAYALEGSVFIAGAAIQWLRDGLGLVKKAAESERLARSVDSTLGVYLVPAFVGLGAPHWDAEARGALVGLTRGVTRAHVVRAALEALAFQTRDVADAMAADAGSRLSTLRVDGGAAANDFLMQFQADVLGVPVDRPRVVETTAMGAAFLAGLAVGLWKSQAELERARRIGRRFQPRMKPEVRDALYRGWQEAVRRVRSGPGR from the coding sequence CTGATGCCCGTCGTCGTCGCGGTCGATCAGGGGACCACGGGCACGACCGTGCTCGTGTTCGACCGGCAGGGGCGCGTCGTCGGCCGCGCCTACTCGGAGTTCACCCAGCATTACCCGAAGCCGGGCTGGGTCGAGCACGATCCCGAGGAGATCTGGCGCGTCACGCTGCGTGTGCTCCGCCAGGCGTGCCGGCGCGCGCGGGTGCGCGCGCGCGACGTGGCGGCGCTCGGTATCACGAACCAGCGCGAGACGACCGTCCTCTGGGACCGGCGGAGCGGCCGGCCGGTCTACCGCGCCATCGTGTGGCAGGACCGGCGCACCGCCCCTCTCTGCGAGGAGCTGCGCGCGCGCGGCCTCGCGGACGTCTTCCGGAAGAAGACCGGCCTCGTCCTCGATCCGTACTTCTCGGGCACCAAGCTGCGCTGGCTCCTCGAGCACGTGCCGCGCGCCGCGGAGCGGGCGCGCACGGGCGAGATCGCCTTCGGCACCATGGACTCCTGGCTCATGTGGAAGCTCAGCGGCGGTGCGGTGCACGCGACCGACCCGACCAACGCCTCGCGCACGCTCCTCTTCGACATCCACACGGGCGCATGGGACGCGGAGCTGTGTGCGCACCTCGGGGTGCCGGCCGGGATGCTGCCCGCGGTCAAGCCGTCGAGCGGCGAGTTCGGCGCGACGGAGCCGTCGGTCCTGGGCGCGCCGGTGGCGATCGCGGGTGTGGCCGGCGACCAGCAGGCGGCGCTCTTCGGGCAGGGCTGCGTCGAGCCCGGGACGGCGAAGAACACCTACGGTACGGGCTGCTTCCTCCTCATGAACACCGGCGCGCAGCCGGTCGCGTCGCGGCACGGGCTCGTCACCACCGCCGCGTGCGACGCGCGCGGCGGGCGGGCGTACGCGCTCGAGGGCTCGGTGTTCATCGCCGGGGCGGCGATCCAGTGGCTGCGCGACGGGCTCGGGCTCGTGAAGAAGGCCGCCGAGTCGGAACGGCTCGCCCGGAGCGTCGACTCGACCCTCGGCGTCTACCTCGTGCCCGCCTTCGTGGGGCTCGGCGCCCCGCACTGGGACGCCGAGGCGCGCGGCGCGCTGGTCGGCTTGACGCGCGGGGTGACGCGCGCCCACGTGGTGCGCGCGGCCCTCGAGGCGCTCGCCTTCCAGACGCGCGACGTGGCCGACGCGATGGCGGCCGACGCCGGCTCCCGGCTGAGCACGCTCCGAGTGGACGGCGGCGCCGCGGCGAACGACTTCCTGATGCAGTTCCAGGCCGACGTGCTGGGCGTGCCGGTCGACCGCCCGCGCGTGGTCGAGACGACGGCCATGGGGGCGGCGTTCCTCGCCGGGCTCGCCGTGGGGCTCTGGAAGTCCCAGGCCGAGCTCGAGCGCGCGCGGCGCATCGGCCGGCGCTTCCAGCCGAGGATGAAGCCCGAGGTGCGCGACGCGCTCTACCGCGGGTGGCAGGAGGCGGTGCGGCGGGTGAGGAGCGGGCCGGGGCGCTGA
- a CDS encoding glycerol acyltransferase encodes MSEADRPGGDEGSRARLRVFRGGRARGGRARPASPRDVVRRLSALERRVEQALGSGDQRAARDRLRAALDQALAAVARLRRSTPRDLAELADVLRADATESLLAALYRWWWRVETVGLERVPASGRVMLVANRGGALVPYEALMIREAVRRAHPLLDDWMATAPLLGAALARAGAVRAAPATVRRLLGRGEAVIVCPEGNHPKPFRDRYRLGRFGRGAFARLAIETATPIVPVAVIGAEEVHPVLARLDLPGRLLGLPALPITLTFPWLGLWGLVPLPTKWALLFGDPLDVAVRHRPGDASDPALVGRLRDQVRERLQALVLEGLRRRRSLFLG; translated from the coding sequence ATGTCGGAAGCCGATCGACCCGGGGGCGACGAGGGGAGCAGGGCGCGGCTGCGCGTGTTCCGCGGCGGGCGCGCGCGCGGGGGGCGTGCACGGCCCGCGTCCCCGCGCGACGTGGTGCGGCGCCTCTCCGCCCTCGAGCGGCGGGTCGAGCAGGCGCTCGGGAGCGGCGACCAGCGGGCCGCGCGCGACCGGCTGCGCGCCGCCCTCGACCAGGCTCTCGCGGCCGTCGCGCGCCTGCGGCGCTCGACGCCGCGCGACCTCGCGGAACTGGCGGACGTGCTCCGCGCGGACGCGACCGAGTCGCTCCTCGCTGCGCTCTACCGCTGGTGGTGGCGGGTCGAGACGGTCGGGCTCGAGCGCGTGCCGGCGAGCGGGCGCGTCATGCTGGTCGCCAACCGAGGCGGCGCCCTCGTGCCCTACGAGGCGCTCATGATCCGGGAGGCGGTGCGGCGGGCCCACCCGCTCCTCGACGACTGGATGGCCACCGCACCGCTCCTCGGCGCTGCACTCGCGCGCGCGGGCGCGGTGCGCGCGGCGCCGGCGACGGTTCGGCGGCTCCTCGGTCGCGGCGAGGCCGTGATCGTCTGTCCCGAGGGCAATCACCCGAAGCCCTTCCGCGACCGCTACCGGCTCGGGCGCTTCGGCCGCGGGGCGTTCGCGCGCCTCGCGATCGAGACCGCCACACCGATCGTGCCCGTCGCGGTCATCGGTGCCGAGGAGGTGCATCCGGTGCTCGCCCGGCTCGATCTGCCCGGGCGGCTCCTCGGTCTCCCGGCGCTGCCGATCACGCTCACCTTTCCCTGGCTCGGCCTCTGGGGGCTCGTGCCGCTCCCCACCAAATGGGCGCTCCTCTTCGGCGACCCCCTCGACGTGGCGGTGCGGCACCGACCGGGCGACGCCTCCGATCCCGCGCTCGTCGGCCGGCTCCGCGACCAGGTGCGCGAGCGGCTCCAGGCGCTCGTCCTCGAGGGCCTGCGGCGCCGGCGCTCGCTCTTCCTGGGCTAG
- a CDS encoding ArsA family ATPase, translated as MTALADALESRRVILCVGSGGVGKTTTAAALAVEAARRGRRTAVLTVDPSHRLKDALGLSSLAGRPSRVSLARIGARGAHLDALLLDVKRTFDELVHALAATPEQARAVLENRLYQNLSGTLAGTAEYMAVEQVYRLAAEGGYDLLVVDTPPARHAVDFLDAPRRLANLLDSRAFAILKDPTSILPGAGSRLAHLILAAVLRGLERFTGIGLVREVGEFVGVIEALTGALRERVRAVGALLTSDGTMPLLVTAPEPRLVAETEALVRGLGAIGLSIHGIVVNRALARGTFGRRAPDPGLPDGVSGMLGARLAESYAELRALGARQEATLAPLVDTARAPLLAEVPLLAADPGSLAGLAAIARHLFPDPGRAAAVGV; from the coding sequence ATGACTGCGCTCGCCGACGCGCTCGAGAGCCGGCGCGTCATCCTCTGCGTGGGGAGCGGCGGGGTCGGCAAGACGACGACGGCCGCCGCGCTCGCGGTCGAGGCGGCGCGCCGGGGGCGGCGGACGGCCGTGCTGACCGTCGACCCGTCGCACCGCTTGAAGGACGCGCTCGGCCTCTCGTCGCTCGCCGGCCGCCCGAGCCGCGTCTCGCTCGCCCGGATCGGCGCGCGCGGCGCCCACCTGGACGCACTCCTCCTCGACGTGAAGCGCACCTTCGACGAGCTGGTGCACGCGCTCGCCGCCACCCCCGAGCAGGCGCGCGCCGTGCTCGAGAACCGGCTCTACCAGAACCTCTCGGGCACGCTCGCCGGCACGGCCGAGTACATGGCGGTCGAGCAGGTGTACCGGCTGGCGGCCGAGGGCGGCTACGACCTCCTCGTGGTCGACACGCCGCCCGCGCGCCACGCGGTCGATTTCCTGGACGCGCCGCGCCGGCTCGCGAACCTCCTCGACTCGCGCGCCTTCGCCATCCTGAAGGATCCGACCAGCATCCTCCCCGGCGCCGGCTCGCGCCTGGCGCACCTGATCCTCGCCGCGGTGCTGCGCGGCCTCGAGCGCTTCACCGGCATCGGCCTGGTACGCGAGGTGGGCGAGTTCGTGGGCGTGATCGAGGCGCTCACGGGCGCGCTGCGCGAGCGCGTGCGCGCGGTGGGGGCTCTCCTCACGAGCGACGGGACGATGCCGCTCCTCGTGACCGCGCCCGAGCCGCGCCTGGTCGCCGAGACCGAGGCGCTGGTGCGCGGGCTCGGTGCGATCGGGCTCTCGATCCACGGCATCGTCGTGAATCGCGCGCTCGCGCGCGGGACGTTCGGCCGCCGGGCGCCCGACCCGGGCCTGCCCGATGGCGTCTCCGGAATGCTCGGGGCGCGCCTCGCCGAGAGCTACGCCGAGCTGCGCGCGCTCGGCGCGCGGCAGGAGGCGACGCTCGCCCCGCTGGTCGACACGGCGCGCGCGCCGCTGCTCGCCGAGGTGCCGCTCCTCGCCGCCGATCCGGGCTCGCTCGCGGGCCTGGCGGCGATCGCCCGCCACCTCTTCCCGGACCCGGGCCGCGCGGCCGCCGTCGGTGTGTGA
- the acpS gene encoding holo-[acyl-carrier-protein] synthase: MIVGLGVDVCDVARIRRALAGRAGARFQARVFTPAEQAYCEARRRGRFASYAVRFAAKEAAMKALGTGWAGGVGWRDFEVVRARGAPPRLVLHGRAAALARGRGMVRWLLALTHTAESALASVVVEDGVSGAPGAARGARRGGGGGSGRRRPRGRR; encoded by the coding sequence ATGATCGTCGGCCTGGGGGTCGACGTATGCGACGTCGCGCGCATCCGCCGCGCGCTCGCCGGGCGGGCCGGCGCCCGCTTCCAGGCGCGCGTCTTCACCCCCGCGGAGCAGGCGTACTGCGAGGCCCGCCGCCGCGGCCGCTTCGCGAGCTACGCGGTCCGCTTCGCTGCCAAGGAGGCGGCCATGAAGGCCCTCGGGACCGGCTGGGCGGGGGGCGTGGGCTGGCGCGACTTCGAGGTGGTGCGCGCGCGTGGTGCGCCGCCTCGCCTCGTCCTCCACGGCCGCGCCGCGGCGCTCGCCCGCGGGCGTGGTATGGTGCGCTGGCTCCTCGCCCTCACGCACACGGCCGAGAGCGCGCTCGCCTCGGTGGTGGTCGAGGATGGAGTCAGCGGAGCGCCCGGGGCGGCGCGGGGGGCGCGCCGCGGCGGGGGAGGAGGATCAGGACGGCGACGGCCCAGAGGCCGGCGATGA
- a CDS encoding radical SAM protein, producing MCLVYPNTYAVGMANLGFQAVLRLLAEDPRVTADRAFLPDGPRAEWPRTLRSLEQDRPLGDFDVVAFSLSFEADYVHVLDCLALAGIPLWRRERGVDAPLVLAGGPATFLNPEPIAEFVDLFLIGEAEEMLGEFLARATTGPLGRDGILERSEEVRGAYRPDRYTPEYDGARDLVAFHHHGPGSGRVERRFVADLDGFDTNSEVLTRESVFGNMYLVEASRGCEWGCRFCAAGFMYRPVRYRSPDVLRASIARGLAERDTIGLVGAEMASLPGVAALCEEVAARGGRASPSSLKADLITPGLARALGAGGNRSVTVAPEAGSERMRRVINKNLSEAEILRAAEWLVGGGVDALKLYVMVGLPTETDEDVEAIVDLTRKVRARLAGSGQPRLGRILVSINPFVPKPWTPFQWEPMEAIPSLRRKLAHLRRALGAIPAVETETESPREAYLQTLLSRGDRRTAAILARLHERPDAWWPTLKSLRGGAEGVDPDRFVHRSYPLDALLPWDFVEHSVDKRYLLAERRKAFGEIQTPPCDTATCHTCGAC from the coding sequence GTGTGCCTCGTCTACCCGAACACGTACGCCGTCGGGATGGCGAACCTGGGCTTCCAGGCGGTGCTCCGCCTCCTGGCCGAGGACCCGCGCGTCACCGCCGACCGCGCCTTCCTCCCCGACGGCCCCCGCGCGGAGTGGCCGCGCACGCTGCGTTCCCTCGAGCAGGACCGCCCGCTCGGCGACTTCGACGTGGTCGCGTTCTCCCTTTCGTTCGAGGCGGACTACGTGCACGTGCTCGACTGCCTGGCGCTGGCCGGCATCCCGCTCTGGCGCCGGGAGCGCGGCGTGGACGCGCCGCTCGTGCTCGCCGGCGGCCCGGCCACCTTTCTCAACCCCGAGCCGATCGCCGAGTTCGTCGACCTCTTCCTGATCGGCGAGGCGGAGGAGATGCTGGGCGAGTTCCTCGCCCGCGCGACGACGGGGCCCCTCGGCCGCGACGGCATCCTGGAGCGCAGCGAGGAGGTGCGTGGCGCCTACCGGCCCGACCGCTACACGCCCGAGTACGACGGCGCGCGTGACCTGGTTGCCTTTCACCACCACGGCCCGGGCAGCGGGCGCGTCGAGCGCCGCTTCGTCGCGGATCTGGACGGGTTCGACACCAACTCCGAGGTGCTCACGCGCGAGTCGGTGTTCGGCAACATGTACCTGGTCGAGGCGAGCCGCGGCTGCGAGTGGGGCTGTCGCTTCTGCGCCGCCGGCTTCATGTACCGCCCGGTGCGCTACCGGAGCCCCGACGTGCTGCGCGCCTCGATCGCGCGCGGCCTCGCCGAGCGCGACACGATCGGGCTCGTCGGCGCCGAGATGGCGAGCCTGCCCGGCGTGGCGGCGCTGTGCGAGGAGGTGGCCGCGCGCGGCGGTCGTGCCTCGCCCTCGTCGCTCAAGGCCGACCTGATCACGCCCGGACTGGCGCGGGCGCTGGGTGCGGGGGGCAACCGATCCGTCACGGTGGCGCCGGAAGCCGGCTCGGAGCGCATGCGGCGGGTCATCAACAAGAACCTGAGCGAGGCCGAGATCCTGCGCGCCGCCGAGTGGCTCGTGGGCGGCGGGGTCGACGCGCTCAAGCTCTACGTAATGGTCGGGCTCCCGACCGAGACGGACGAGGACGTGGAGGCGATCGTGGATCTCACCCGCAAGGTCCGCGCGCGGCTCGCCGGCAGCGGGCAGCCGCGGCTCGGCCGCATCCTGGTCTCGATCAACCCCTTCGTACCGAAACCGTGGACGCCGTTTCAGTGGGAGCCGATGGAGGCCATCCCGTCGCTGCGGCGCAAGCTCGCCCACCTCCGCCGGGCGCTCGGCGCCATTCCCGCCGTCGAGACCGAGACCGAGAGCCCACGCGAGGCGTACCTGCAGACGCTCCTCTCGCGCGGCGACCGGCGCACGGCGGCGATCCTCGCGCGCCTGCACGAGCGCCCCGACGCCTGGTGGCCAACGCTCAAATCCCTCCGGGGTGGGGCAGAGGGCGTCGACCCCGACCGCTTCGTCCACCGCTCCTACCCCCTCGACGCTTTGCTACCCTGGGATTTCGTCGAGCACTCCGTCGACAAGCGCTATCTTCTCGCGGAACGCCGGAAGGCGTTCGGCGAGATCCAGACGCCGCCCTGCGACACCGCCACCTGCCACACCTGCGGCGCGTGCTGA
- a CDS encoding BON domain-containing protein has protein sequence MRATTCIGGTALAAVLVLTGSWAALASPSDTWITTRAKMALLATEGLHGGTINVDTVNGRITLHGRVRSADEKARAEDAVRTVDGVKDVRNILQVVGGYRERLVRRADAEIRDEVEKALGTDRALAGSRIAVRSVNDGVVLLAGRATTMSEHLRAMGDAARVTGVRRVASEIGSPNELTDEEIGRASVPLAREDRGMTDAARDLLITSAAKLRLLADRRTPALDINVDTVDGDLTLFGMVPSNDAKAAAEEDARRVSGVKRVINMLQVVHTAKQEAVKASDQALERDIKAALATRPDLSDSRIAVEVKNGVARLSGTVPSQEERLAAAFTARSAVGVKWVRDDLRVSTRSDSRPLAPVPDGEAR, from the coding sequence ATGCGAGCAACGACATGCATCGGCGGGACTGCGCTCGCGGCGGTCCTGGTGCTGACGGGTTCCTGGGCGGCCCTGGCGAGCCCAAGCGATACCTGGATCACGACCAGGGCCAAGATGGCCCTGCTCGCGACCGAGGGCCTCCACGGGGGGACCATCAACGTCGACACGGTGAACGGCCGCATCACCCTGCACGGCAGGGTGCGCAGCGCGGACGAGAAGGCCAGGGCGGAGGACGCCGTCAGGACGGTCGACGGCGTGAAGGACGTCCGCAACATCCTCCAGGTGGTCGGCGGCTACCGCGAGAGGCTGGTGAGGCGAGCCGACGCCGAGATCCGAGACGAGGTCGAGAAGGCGCTCGGGACCGACAGGGCGCTCGCCGGCAGCCGCATCGCCGTGCGGTCGGTGAACGACGGCGTGGTTCTCCTCGCCGGCAGGGCGACCACCATGAGCGAGCACCTGCGCGCCATGGGCGACGCCGCCCGGGTCACGGGTGTGCGCCGGGTCGCCAGCGAGATCGGGAGCCCGAACGAGCTGACCGACGAGGAGATCGGGCGAGCCAGCGTGCCGCTCGCCCGGGAGGACCGCGGCATGACCGATGCGGCGCGAGACCTGTTGATCACGTCGGCCGCGAAGCTACGCCTGCTGGCCGACCGCCGCACGCCAGCGCTCGACATCAACGTCGACACGGTCGACGGCGACCTGACCCTCTTCGGCATGGTGCCGTCGAACGACGCGAAGGCGGCGGCCGAGGAGGATGCGCGACGGGTGAGCGGCGTGAAGCGTGTCATCAACATGCTCCAAGTGGTGCATACCGCGAAGCAGGAAGCGGTGAAGGCAAGTGATCAGGCCCTCGAGCGCGACATCAAGGCCGCGCTCGCGACTCGCCCGGACCTGAGCGACTCCCGCATCGCCGTCGAGGTGAAGAACGGGGTGGCGCGCCTGAGCGGGACCGTGCCGAGCCAGGAGGAGCGCCTCGCGGCCGCGTTCACCGCCCGTTCGGCGGTGGGTGTCAAGTGGGTGCGGGACGATCTGCGGGTGAGCACCCGCTCGGACTCTCGCCCGCTCGCCCCCGTGCCGGATGGTGAAGCACGGTGA
- a CDS encoding GNAT family N-acetyltransferase, which produces MNLDWPTLQTERLLLRPWKPEDFEPYARFSADEESMRYLGRDGRPTAAAETWRTICLFIGHWYLRGYTLWAVEEKATGEFVGRVGPWKPEGWPDLEIGWAIERSRWGRGYAPEAARAAADWVHRTLGADHVVHFIQERNVRSIRVAEKLGAKLDGTFELFGVDVLVYRTQLPI; this is translated from the coding sequence ATGAACCTCGACTGGCCCACGCTCCAGACCGAGCGCTTGCTCCTCAGACCGTGGAAGCCCGAGGACTTCGAGCCGTACGCGCGCTTCTCGGCCGACGAGGAGTCGATGCGCTATCTGGGCCGTGACGGCAGGCCGACGGCCGCGGCCGAGACCTGGCGGACGATCTGCCTCTTCATCGGCCACTGGTACCTGCGCGGCTACACGCTCTGGGCCGTCGAGGAGAAGGCGACCGGCGAGTTCGTCGGCCGCGTCGGCCCGTGGAAGCCAGAAGGGTGGCCGGACCTCGAGATCGGCTGGGCCATCGAGCGCTCGCGCTGGGGGCGCGGTTACGCGCCCGAGGCGGCGCGTGCCGCCGCCGACTGGGTGCACCGGACGCTCGGGGCCGACCACGTCGTGCACTTCATTCAGGAGCGGAACGTCCGCTCGATCCGCGTCGCCGAGAAGCTCGGCGCGAAGCTCGACGGGACCTTCGAGCTCTTCGGGGTCGACGTGCTCGTCTACCGGACCCAGCTGCCGATCTGA
- the ftsZ gene encoding cell division protein FtsZ, which produces MIEFADASGAARIKVVGVGGGGGNAVNTMIAAGLPGVDFIAANTDSQALKANLSPIKMQLGEQLTRGLGAGGNPEIGRRAAQEDVERLKEYLAEADMIFITCGMGGGTGTGAAPVIAKVSKELGSLTVGVVTKPFSFEGKRRLKQAEEGMKELKASVDTLIAIPNQRLLSVAGRNSSMLESFKKADDVLLQAVRGISDLITVHGLINLDFADVRTIMSEMGMAMMGAAVAQGENRAVEAAQKAISSPLLEDLSIQGALGVLINITGPPDLSLHEVNEAATLIQEEAEDDANIIFGAVIDESMGDEVRITVIATGFGARAEAGEKPRSGARDARPTGAGAAKKVGLLAEDELDVPTWQRRRHEPPVAAARGAQRAAPKAGSEEPAQDFDLPTFLRRGAE; this is translated from the coding sequence ATGATCGAGTTCGCGGATGCCAGCGGCGCGGCCCGGATCAAGGTGGTGGGTGTCGGGGGCGGGGGCGGCAACGCGGTGAACACCATGATCGCCGCCGGCCTGCCCGGCGTCGACTTCATCGCCGCCAACACCGACTCGCAGGCCCTCAAGGCCAACCTCTCGCCGATCAAGATGCAGCTCGGCGAGCAGCTGACCCGCGGTCTAGGGGCGGGCGGCAACCCCGAGATCGGCAGGCGCGCCGCCCAGGAGGACGTCGAGCGCCTCAAGGAGTACCTCGCCGAGGCCGACATGATCTTCATCACCTGCGGCATGGGCGGCGGCACCGGGACCGGGGCCGCGCCCGTCATCGCCAAGGTCTCGAAGGAGCTCGGCTCGCTCACCGTGGGGGTGGTGACCAAGCCGTTCAGCTTCGAGGGCAAGCGGCGGTTGAAGCAGGCCGAGGAGGGGATGAAGGAGCTGAAGGCCAGCGTCGACACCCTGATCGCCATCCCGAACCAGCGCCTCCTCTCCGTCGCCGGCCGCAACTCCTCCATGCTCGAGAGCTTCAAGAAGGCCGACGACGTGCTCCTCCAGGCGGTGCGCGGCATCTCGGACCTGATCACCGTGCACGGCCTCATCAACCTCGATTTTGCCGACGTGCGCACCATCATGTCCGAGATGGGCATGGCGATGATGGGAGCGGCCGTGGCGCAGGGCGAGAACCGCGCCGTCGAGGCCGCGCAGAAGGCGATCTCGAGCCCGCTCCTCGAGGACCTCTCGATCCAGGGCGCGCTCGGCGTCCTCATCAACATCACGGGCCCCCCGGACCTGAGCCTCCACGAGGTGAACGAGGCGGCGACCCTCATCCAGGAGGAGGCGGAAGACGACGCCAACATCATCTTCGGCGCGGTGATCGACGAGTCGATGGGCGACGAGGTGCGCATCACGGTGATCGCGACGGGCTTCGGCGCGCGCGCGGAGGCGGGCGAGAAGCCCCGGTCGGGCGCGCGCGACGCGCGCCCGACCGGGGCCGGCGCAGCGAAGAAGGTCGGCCTCCTCGCCGAGGACGAGCTCGACGTGCCGACGTGGCAGCGCCGGCGCCACGAGCCGCCGGTGGCGGCGGCACGCGGGGCGCAGCGCGCGGCGCCGAAGGCGGGAAGCGAGGAGCCCGCCCAGGACTTCGACCTCCCGACGTTCCTCCGCCGCGGGGCGGAGTGA
- the ftsA gene encoding cell division protein FtsA: MVRKNSLVIGLDVGTYKIGVIVAEVAESGVEIVGIGTAASRGLRKGVVNNIEKTVEAIRRAVEEAELMAACEIRSVIAGSAGSHIKGFNSHGVVAVRNREVAPGDVERVVDAARAVALPTDQEVLHVLPQDFIVDDQDGIREPVGMAGVRLEARVHIVTGAVSAGQNLIKCCNRAGLHVRDLLAGPLAAAEAVLTPEERELGVALVDVGGGTIDVVVYQAGTIRHTAVLPVGGGHVTGDLAAALCTPPAEAERLKQRHGSALAALTPPEQTIEVPGLGGRAPHYLSRRALAEVIEPRAEEMLTLAKSEIERAGCYQALASGVVLTGGGAVLEHMTALAERVFRLPVRLGAPLHLSGLVDAVASPMYSTAVGLVLHGLRQQGHGRRGEGVLGQIGVVGERMMGWLREFF; this comes from the coding sequence ATGGTCAGGAAGAACTCGCTCGTGATCGGCCTCGACGTCGGCACCTACAAGATCGGTGTGATCGTCGCCGAGGTGGCGGAGAGCGGCGTCGAGATCGTCGGCATCGGCACGGCAGCGTCACGCGGGCTCCGCAAGGGCGTGGTCAACAACATCGAAAAGACGGTGGAGGCGATCCGGAGGGCGGTCGAGGAAGCCGAGCTGATGGCCGCCTGCGAGATTCGCAGCGTGATCGCCGGCTCGGCCGGGAGCCACATCAAGGGCTTCAACAGCCACGGCGTGGTCGCAGTGCGCAATCGCGAGGTGGCCCCGGGCGACGTCGAGCGGGTCGTGGACGCGGCCCGCGCCGTCGCCCTCCCCACCGACCAGGAAGTCCTCCACGTCCTGCCGCAGGATTTCATCGTCGACGACCAGGACGGCATCCGCGAGCCGGTCGGCATGGCCGGCGTGCGCCTCGAGGCGCGCGTCCACATCGTCACCGGCGCGGTGAGCGCGGGGCAGAACCTCATCAAGTGCTGCAATCGCGCCGGGCTCCACGTGCGCGACCTGCTCGCCGGCCCGCTCGCCGCCGCCGAGGCGGTGCTCACCCCCGAGGAGCGCGAGCTGGGCGTCGCCCTGGTCGACGTGGGCGGCGGGACGATCGACGTGGTCGTCTACCAGGCCGGCACCATCCGCCACACGGCGGTGCTCCCGGTGGGCGGCGGGCACGTGACGGGCGATCTCGCGGCCGCGCTCTGCACCCCCCCCGCCGAGGCCGAGCGCCTGAAACAGCGCCACGGGAGCGCGCTCGCCGCGCTCACGCCCCCCGAGCAGACGATCGAGGTGCCGGGGCTCGGCGGACGTGCGCCGCACTACCTCTCGCGGCGCGCCCTGGCCGAGGTGATCGAGCCGCGCGCCGAGGAGATGCTGACGCTCGCCAAGAGCGAGATCGAGCGCGCGGGCTGCTACCAGGCGCTCGCCTCGGGGGTCGTGCTGACCGGGGGGGGCGCGGTGCTCGAGCACATGACGGCCCTCGCCGAGCGCGTCTTCAGGTTGCCCGTGCGGCTCGGGGCGCCCCTTCATTTGAGCGGTTTGGTTGACGCCGTCGCGAGTCCCATGTATTCGACGGCAGTCGGTCTCGTGCTCCACGGGCTCAGGCAGCAGGGTCACGGGCGCCGGGGCGAGGGCGTGCTCGGTCAGATCGGAGTGGTGGGTGAGCGGATGATGGGGTGGCTCCGGGAGTTCTTCTAG